The following is a genomic window from uncultured Hyphomonas sp..
CGGCAAAGCCTGTCCCGAACACCGCCTTCACGGTGGAGAGGACCAGCGGCCAGCCCGCCGCAGTGAAGGCGAACGCGATCAGGACACTGATGACGAAAGCCGTCACCTGGCTGCCCGTCAGCGCCGAAACCGCAGAGCCGATGGAGAGATAGGCGCCCGCCATCAGGAAGCTCACCAGATAGGTCAGCGCGATGGCCGTATTGTCCGGCCCGCCGAGATAATTCACCGTGATCCACATCGGGAAGGTCAGCAGCAGGCCGACGCCGGCCACAGTCCATGCAGCGCAGAGCTTGCCGAGCACCAGCCCCGGCATGCCGAGCGGCAGGGAGAGCAAGAGCTCGTCCGTGCCCGCGCCCTGTTCATCCGCCCAGAGGCGCATGGCGAGCGCCGGCAGGAAGATCATGTAGAGCCAGGGGTGCCAGACGAAGAAGGTCGCAAGGTCGGCAGAGCCAGTATCGAAAAAGCCGCCTGCCTCCCAGGTGAACACGCCGAGCGCGAGCAGGAAGACCGCAAGGAAGACATAGGCCATGGGCGTCGCGAAATAGGCGCCAAGCTCGCGCCGGTAGGTCGCGCCGAAGCCGCCCATCTGCTGTCGCAGGAGATCCATCATCGTGCGTTCGCCTCGGCCTGGTCGGTCAGGCGCATGAAGGCGCTTTCCAGCGATCCGTCATCGGATGTCTTCGCCAGTTCCACCGGTGTTGCGTCCGCGACCACGCGGCCCCGGTCCACGACGATGGCGCGCGTGCACATGGCCGGCACTTCGGTCAGCGTGTGGGTGGAGATCAGGATCGCCTTGGTCGGCGCCATGCGGGCGATGAGGGCGCGGACGGCGCGCTTCTGATTGGGGTCGAGGCCATCGGTCGGCTCGTCCAGCAACAGGACCGGCGGGTCGTGCAGGATCGCCCCGGCCAGCCCCACGCGGCGGCGATAGCCTTTGGAGAGGGAGCCGATCCGCTGGCCTGCCACGGTGGTGATGCGCGCATCGGCAATGGCGCGCTCCACCGCGTCCTTGCGTTTCGCGCGGTCGATCTTGCGGGCGGCGGCCATGAAGTTCAGGAATTCCGGCGGCGTCATGTCGTCATAGAGCGGCGCGCCTTCGGGCAGGTAGCCAAGCGCGGCCTGTGCCTGCCTGCGATTGGAAACGATGGACTTGCCGTCGATCAGCGCGTCGCCTGCATCCGGCTCCAGCACGCCTGCGATCATGCGCATGGTCGTGGACTTGCCCGCACCATTGGGCCCGAGGAAGCCGAGCACCGTGCCTTTTTCGAGCGTGAAGGATACGCCCTGCACGGCGCGCTTGGCGCCAAAGCTTTTTTCCAGACTGCGAATGTCGAGCATTCTCTGGTTCAGACGCCTCTTATCATGAGAGATTCTGATACCGCCCTTGGCCGCATCTGGCCAGTGACTGGAAAATTACGCTGACAGTAAGGTTCGGTTACGCCGCGAAGCGTTTCACCTCTTCCAGAACCGCTTTTGCGGCCGCTTCCACGATTTTTCCGCCATCTTCGGCATTGGACTGGGTCGGGTCGGAGCCGATGCGGCCATCCGGGAAGTCGCGGCGGTATTGCACCGCATCGCCGATCTTGCCGTTGGGCGCGATTTTCGGGCTCATCTCCACCTCCGGCCGGGCCCGGTCCGGATAGCCGAAATAGGTGACCGAGACTTCGGAAGCCGTCGCGTGGCTGCCATGGCCGACAGGGTAGAGCTGGTTGCAGAGCTGCATGACCGGCGAGAAGTCCCACCAGTTGCGCAGTTTCAGCGTCAGGCCGGGGCGGTTGTCG
Proteins encoded in this region:
- a CDS encoding ABC transporter permease; translation: MMDLLRQQMGGFGATYRRELGAYFATPMAYVFLAVFLLALGVFTWEAGGFFDTGSADLATFFVWHPWLYMIFLPALAMRLWADEQGAGTDELLLSLPLGMPGLVLGKLCAAWTVAGVGLLLTFPMWITVNYLGGPDNTAIALTYLVSFLMAGAYLSIGSAVSALTGSQVTAFVISVLIAFAFTAAGWPLVLSTVKAVFGTGFADLVAQFSFLTQFEGAQRGVLELRSVMFFLGFTAFWAILNGLWAARQRLG
- a CDS encoding ATP-binding cassette domain-containing protein — encoded protein: MLDIRSLEKSFGAKRAVQGVSFTLEKGTVLGFLGPNGAGKSTTMRMIAGVLEPDAGDALIDGKSIVSNRRQAQAALGYLPEGAPLYDDMTPPEFLNFMAAARKIDRAKRKDAVERAIADARITTVAGQRIGSLSKGYRRRVGLAGAILHDPPVLLLDEPTDGLDPNQKRAVRALIARMAPTKAILISTHTLTEVPAMCTRAIVVDRGRVVADATPVELAKTSDDGSLESAFMRLTDQAEANAR